From Xenopus tropicalis strain Nigerian chromosome 3, UCB_Xtro_10.0, whole genome shotgun sequence, the proteins below share one genomic window:
- the LOC100490841 gene encoding vomeronasal type-2 receptor 26, giving the protein MAEFLSYETPLGFSLAAIASFSSLVPLIIWGVFMYYKETPIVRANNYSVSCLLLLSLFLCFLCSLGFIGYPQPEKCLLRQVAFGMVFALCISCVLAKTITVVIAFNATKPGSRLRKWTGVKVPYFLILCCALIQLCICVIWLIFFQPFHELDIDTKPGIIIVNCNEGSPTAFWCMLGYLGLLASMSFIIAFLARRLPDSFNEAKLITFSMLAFLSVWVSFIPAYLSARGMYTVAMEVFAILSSSWALMVCIFLPKCFIILFRPNMNSREHLMGKGQQCK; this is encoded by the coding sequence ATGGCAGAGTTCCTTTCCTATGAAACTCCTTTGGGTTTTAGCTTGGCGGCTATCGCCAGCTTCTCGTCACTGGTTCCCCTTATTAtttggggagtttttatgtattataaagAAACACCAATAGTCCGAGCCAACAATTATTCTGTAAGTtgccttctcctgctttccctgttcctctgtttcctttgctctttagggttcattggttacccacaacctgaaaagtgccttctgcgccaggtggcatttgggatggtttttgccctctgcatctcctgtgttctggccaaaaccatcactgttgtcattgcctttaatgcaaccaaacccgGCAGTAGGTTAAGGAAGTGGACAGGGGTGAAGGTGCCTTATTTCCTTATTTTGTGTTGTGCTTTAATTCAGCTTTGTATTTGTGTGATTTGGTTGATCTTCTTCCAACCTTTCCATGAACTTGACATTGACACCAAACCTGGAATCATCATTGTAAACTGTAATGAAGGATCGCCAACTGCcttctggtgcatgctgggatatctTGGCCTTCTGGCCTCCATGAGTTTTATTATTGCCTTCCTGGCCAGACGCCTCCCTGacagtttcaatgaagccaaattgatcacattcagtatgttggctttcctcagtgtgtgggtgtcctttatcccagcctatctcagtgcccggggcatgtaTACTGTGGCAATGGAGGTCTTTGCTATTCTCTCATCCAGCTGGGCCCTGATGGTCTGTATCTTTCTCCCCAAATGCTTTATTATTTTGTTCAGACCCAACATGAACTCCAGAGAACATCTAATGGGGAAGGGGCAACAATGTAAATGA
- the LOC108646254 gene encoding vomeronasal type-2 receptor 26-like, with the protein MTEFLSYESPLGTSLAAIAILSSMGPLLILGVFKSYKQTPIVRANNYSLSCLLLLSLFLCFLCSLGFIGYPQPEKCLLRQVAFGMVFALCISCVLSKTIIVVIAFNATKPGSRLRKWTGVKVPYFLILCCVLIQLCICLIWLIFFPPFHELDTDTKPGLIIVNCNEGSPTAFWCMLGYLGLLVTISFIVAFLARRLPDSFNEAKLITFSMLAFLSVWVSFIPAYLSAQGMYTVAMEVFAILSSSWALVVCIFIPKCFIILLRPNVNSRENIMGKRRGCKLRTPELAKNRDFYSPNNFS; encoded by the coding sequence ATGACAGAGTTCCTTTCCTATGAATCCCCACTGGGTACAAGTTTGGCAGCTATTGCCATTCTCTCATCTATGGGTCCTCTTCTTATTTTGGGAGTATTTAAATCTTACAAACAAACCCCAATAGTCCGAGCCAACAACTACTCCCTTagctgccttctcctgctttccctgttcctctgtttcctttgctctttagggttcattggttacccacaacctgaaaagtgccttctgcgccaggtggcatttgggatggtttttgccctctgcatctcctgtgttctgTCCAAAACCATCATTGTTGTTattgcctttaatgcaaccaaacccgGCAGCAGGTTAAGGAAGTGGACAGGGGTGAAGGTGCCTTATTTTCTCATTTTGTGTTGTGTTTTAATTCAGCTTTGTATTTGTTTGATTTGGTTGATCTTCTTCCCTCCCTTCCATGAACTTGACACAGACACCAAACCTGGACTCATCATAGTAAATTGTAATGAAGGATCGCCAACTgctttctggtgcatgctgggataccttggcctgctggTCACAATCAGTTTTATTGTTGCCTTCCTGGCCAGACGCCTCCCTGacagtttcaatgaagccaaattgatcacattcagtatgttggctttcctcagtgtgtgggtgtcctttatcccagcctatctcagTGCCCAGGGCATGTATACTGTGGCAATGGAGGTCTTTGCCATTCTGTCTTCCAGTTGGGCTCTGGTGGTCTGTATCTTTATCCCAAAATGCTTCATAATATTGCTCAGACCTAATGTGAACTCCAGAGAAAATATTATGGGGAAAAGAAGAGGCTGCAAATTAAGAACTCCAGAGTTGGCAAAAAATAGGGATTTTTattctccaaacaatttttcatga